The nucleotide window AAACCTCGTGGAATCCGCGAAACTCCCCGAGCCCATCTTTACACCGAGTACAAAGGCTGAAGTGGGTCACGACACCAACATGTCCTTCGACGATCTGGTGCGCTTTGCAGGACAGCCACTTGCTGAACAGCTGCGGGACGTGAGTGTCAGGATCTTCAAGAGAGCGAGTGAGATAGCAGAGAAAAGAGGCATCCTGATAGCAGACACGAAGTTTGAATTCGGCATTATTGACGGAAAGCTCAAAGTGATCGACGAAATGCTTACCCCGGATTCGTCGCGCTTCTGGTCGGCCAAAGAGTACAGGCCTGGGAAACCCCAGGAAAGTTACGATAAGCAGATCGTGCGTGATTACCTGAACACCCTGGACTGGAATAAGACGTCTCCGGGACCGGAGCTACCGCCGGAGATTGTCGAGAAAGCGAGGGCGCGTTATATTGAAATATTGAAGATACTGACCGGAAAAGGTCTTGAATGATACCAGTAGCACACTTGAGGCGAAGTGGTAAGAGGAGGGCGGTATGATTGAGGTAACCAAGAGAGCAGCGGATGCGTTCAAAGAGGTGGTTACAGGACCGGATGCAGGGACCAAGAAGGTGAGAGTCACGTTTGACACAGGAGGCTGATGCGGCCCTAAGCTTGGCTTGATTCTGGATGAATCAAGAGAAAACGATGAAAGTTATGAAGTCGAGGGAATAAAGTTCCTGATGTCGAAGCCAGCTGCAGTCTCAGTGCAAAAAAACGCGTCGGTTGTCTCTATCGACTATGTGGAAGATGCTCAAGGCAAGGGTTTCAGGCTGTTCCTTAAGGACAGTAAGCAGTCAGCAGTGAGCAGTCAGCAGTAGTGAGCGGTGACCTATTCAGTTCCAGCGTCAGTTGTGAATAGGATAGAGAGCGATAATGCCGACGATGGATCGGTAGAACGGCTTTGGATTCAAGATGGATACCGAAGCGCTCCGAGGTCTGGGCTACGGAGGCGTACCTGACGGTACGTGGGAGTAAGAACAGACTGAAGGGCAACGAAGGTAGGCGCTTGAAGGCAAAGCCGTTCTTACATATCTACGCGGATCGGGAGAATCACGGCCGTAATCCCGTCCCACTGAAGGCGGCGTTGGATAGCAAACGCGGTTTGGTTGTGCAGCAGCCTGCTGAGTAACCGCTCATGGCGAAAGACCAGTTTGCCTGTAAATGCGGTCGACTTTGGAAATTCCCGTACAATGGACTCACAGAGCTGCGTGGCGGCTTCCACGACGTCAGTCGCGACGTCCATCCGGTAGTCGGCCGGGAATCCGTGTTTGCGGGTGATCTTAACGTATTTCTCGAGTCCTCGTTTCACAGATTCCTTAAGCGCCTCAACTTCCTGCACACCCTTGAATGATCCTGAGTCAATCTCCGCGACTTGAACAAAGATGTAGTTCCTGTAGAAGTTGGGAAAGCTTCTCACAATTGAGAGAAGCGTGTGAATGCCGAAGCCGTTGAAGCCGCTTACCAGGAGCACCGCCGTCATCTGCTTAGGATCAAGCGGTTGGTCGTTATATACCTCAGTGGTAGGTATGTCTTCAACTATCTCCTCAAGCCTCTTTACGCTGTTTCTGACTTTCACGTAATGGCTACGAATAAGGTAACAGAGGGTTATAAAGACAGAAGTGATGAGAAGGGTGAGCCAACCTCCCTCCTCAAATTTTTCGTACGTGGTGACAATGAGGATAGTGAGGCACAGAAACAATCCGATGAGGTGAACGATGATGTGCTGTTTCCATTTCGACTCCCTGCTTCTGTTTGTAATGTAGAAACGTACCATACCGAATTGCGAAAGCGAGAACGTGAGAAAGACATTGATAGAGTACATGACCACAAGCGACGATACAGAACCGTGCGTGTAGATGAGCAGAACAAGGGCCGCTATGCCCATGAGGAGTACGCCGTTCTGCATGGTGAGTCGTTCAGACAGGGCTGCAAAGCGTCGGGGAAACCATGAGTCGACCGCCATATTGGCCATAACTCTTGGCCCGTCGATGAACCCGGCTTGAGCACCCACGACGAGGAGAGCGCCCTCAGACAGGATGGTGATAAGCGCAAGGAAGTAGCCACCCGGCCAGGCTCCAAACATGGTGTCAGCGAGTATGGCGTTCATGGTCCGTCCTTCGGCAGGCTTAACGTTCCACAAAAGATAGCAGAACAGGAGTCCGCCTGCAGTGCAGGCGAGCGAAGTCGCCATGTAAACCATCGTTTTCTTGCCTGTGTGGACCCTGGGCTCGCGCATGATCTGCATGCCGTTAGATACTGCCTCGATACCGGTGTAGGTACCGCCACCCAGCGAAAACGCGCGAAGGAAAATTGCGAGAACGCCCATTACGCCGATTATGCCCAGATCCTTTGAAATGTCGTTGTGAAACTCCCGGCTTACAGCGCCTATCTGCCCGGTGTGGCTGAACACGCCGTAGAAGATTAGAATGGCGTGAGTCACTATAAAGGTTATAAAAATAGGAGCGAGAAAGGTAACGGATTCCTTTACTCCTCTCAGATTTATCATGACCAGCAGGGCTATGAGGAAGATTACGAACGGCACTTTCAGGTGGTAATAATGGATGGGGAGGAAGCTGAATAATGCGTCACCGCATGAAGCCAGCGAAACAGTGATTGTCAACATATAGTCTACGAGCAGTGCGCAACCGGAGATGACGCCCGCCCTTTCGCTGATGGTGTGTGTTGCGACGATGTACCCGCCGCCTCCGTGCGGGAAGTGTTCGATGATCCTCGCATAGGCGTACGATATGATGAATACCGTGAACGCAGTGGCCAAAGCCAAAATGATCGCAAGATAGGCGTGCTGCCCGAGAGCCCTGAAAGCCTCTTCGGGACCGTAAGAGGACGAGGACAGGCCGTCTGCGCCGAGGCCTATCCACGCGAGAATCGGGATCAGGGATATTTTATGCCAGATGTGTCTGTCTTCAACGTCCTTAGGCGCCCCGATTATCTTGTGCACGAATCGGTGAAGAGGGCTCAGTTGCTGATCATCTGGTGCCATCAGGTCCTCATTTTCTCGCGGTCAGCATGGACTCAGCGGTTCTGTACGCTTCGACGAAACTGGTGGGGTCGGCCCTGCCGGTTCCTGCTATGTCAAAGCCTGTTCCGTGTCCGACCGATGTTCTTATGAAGGGCAGGCCGAGAGTGATATTGACTGTCCTCTCGAAATTCATCGTCTTTACGGGGATAAGCCCCTGGTCGTGATACATGGCAATGTAGGCATCGCAGTCGACCTTGTGAAAGAGAGTGTCGGCAGGCAGGGGTCCTTCAACGTTCATTGAGAACGACCTTGCTCGCGCCACGGCCTCCGCAATCATCTCCTCCTCGTTGCCTATAACCCCCTGCTCGCCCGCATGTGGATTCAGGCCGCACACTTTTATCCGGGGAAGTTCGATCCGGAAATAGTCTCTGAGCGACCACGCAGTGAGAGCTATGCACCTGAATACCCTTTCTGCCGTCATTGCCGCAGGCACGGATCGCAGAGGGACGTGTATCGTCACAAGCGAAACGCGAAAGGTCCCGGCGGCCATCATCATAACATAATCCGTCACACCGCCGTAATGGGCGAGGAGTTCCGTGTGACCTACAAAGGGTATTCCGGCAAGGCTGATGGCTGCCTTGCTGATGGGACAGGTAACTACTGCGGAGACCTCGTTAAGAAAAAGAAGCTTCAGAGCCTCTGTGATGTAACGGTAAGCCGCGTGTCCGTACAAAGGTGAAACAGAGCCAAACCGCACGTCTTCCGCTATCACTCCTACATCGACTAATTCGGCCTCGCCTACCCGAGCCTCACCCAGACGCTTGAAATGAAGATGGCGATCGTTGAAAAATGCGGATTTGAGTTGTTGGATGACCCGAACGTCGCCGACGATAACCGGTATACTTTTTCGGCACACGTCAGGCAGGGCTTTCAGAATCACTTCCGGGCCGATGCCCGCAGGGTCACCGAACGTGACAGCTACTCTTTTCAGATCTTGACCTCAATGTAAGAGGAGGCTCTGATCTTTCCGATATACTCCCTGTATCGTTTCTGGGTCTCCTGCGCTATGATTCTTGCCTTGATGGCATCTTTAACGACGTCAAACGGGACAGCCTCACCCTGCCTTACCTCCAACAGCTTTATGATGTGATAGCCGTAAGGCGTCACAATGGGGTGAGAAGATGTTCCCGGCATGAGGAGCGTAATAGCCTGGAGTAGCTGTGGTATCAGTTCCTCTTTTTTAACGAACCCGATGTCTCCGCCGCGTACACCTGACGGGTCGTCCGAATATTTCCTGGCGACAGCTTCAAATGGTTGTTCTTGCTGCAGCTCATTGAATGCTGCCTGAGCTCTCGTGGATGCGTCCTCTCTTCGTGAAGAGATGAATATCTGCTGCAGATGGAACTCCTCTGACCTGAACTGATCCGGGTTCTTGTCATAATACTCTTTCACGCTTGCATCGCTCACCACCACGGTTGTGCCTACTGCCCTTCCCAGGACGCGACTCCTCAGAAGATTATTGCGGATTCCCTCCACGAAACTCTTGTAATCGATGTTCTCTTTTTCCAGGCGCTCCCTGAACTCTTTTTCCGTGATAAGGTTTTGCTTTCTTATGCTGTCAACGACCGACTCCACCTCTTTGTCGGATACATCCAGTTTCATCTTCTTTGCCTGCTGCTGCACAAGCTTATTCTCGATGAAACCGTCCAGTTTGTCTTTCATGTCCATGTCCCTGAAATACTCGTCGGCGGAGGTGAATACACCTTGCTTTTCGACCTGGACAAACTTCTGGACCTCGCCCATGGTGACGATGTCATCGTTGACAATGGCAACAATCTTGTCGATGACCTCGCCGCGCACAGTAAAGGCGCAGAGAAGCGTAAACGCGCTGAGGATGAGTGAAAGAATGTTTCTTGTTCGTATCATTTCTTTGTTCCCGGCTCTTCCTTTGCGGGCGGTTCGGGCTTTGATGGAACTTCTGGCTTGGGCGCAGGCTCGCTCTTGGAAGCAGCGTCCTCAGGTTTTGCAGCCGGAGCAGCGCCTGGGGCCTCTCCTACCTTGCCGGCCGGGGCAGCCTTGTCTGCATCACTCTTGAGAAGGTCCGCATTGATCGTTATTTTTGCTTTTGATTTGAGGTCGGATACGTATTTTTCGAGCACATCATTCTGTTTTTCCTGAACGATCCTCTGTTTGATAAAATCTTTCACCTCATCGAATGGCGTATATGCGGCCGGCTTTATTCCCTGCAGTTGGATGATGTGGTAGCCAAGCTGGGTCTTGACAGGGGAGCTGATCTGGCCTACCTTCGTGAGTTTTGCGGCTGCCGCCTCATACTCGGGCAGCAATGTGCCTTTAGCGTGGAAACCAATTGCCCCGCCGGTGGCCTTGGCGGACGGATCTATGGAGTATGTCTTGGCGAGATTCGCAAAGTCCTCTCCCTTCTGCAGTTTGGCCTGGATCTCTTTGGCCTCTTTTTCTGTTTTAACCAGAATCTGCCGCGTATCGACCTCCTGGCCCGTCTTAAATTTATCTTTGTTTTTTTCGTAGTAGTCCTTCAGTTCCTGTTCCGAGGGATTGATGTTGGTGGCTATTTTTTTCTTGAGCAAAGACTCGATGAGCAGCTGTTCCTTTATGTCGGAGAGCCTGTCCTGAAAGTCTTTATCCTTCTCGATACTTTCTTTTTTTGCCTCTTCCATCAGGAGTCTTTTTACGATATACCGGTCCAGAAAGCTCTGCTTGCCGCTCTGCGTTAGCACGAGCATCTTCATGTTCGCGGGAATTCTGTCGAGCTCTTTATTGAACTCCTCGAGTGTTATCTTTTCGCCATCAATCGTGGCAAGGACTTTGCCGTCCTCCTTTTTTGAGCACCCGAGCAGCAACAGCGCAAAACAGAAAAAAAGCACGAATTTTCGCATGGAATCACCTCATTTGATTAAATGCCATATACCTGTGGAGTCCCAGTTTTATATCATAAGGTGGTGATATTCATCAATATATTTCTGGCTGAGGCCATGACGGCCCTCGGGCCGCCATCCGCTTGAAATACTATTTTCCCGTCCGGAAGGATCTTTACCATGCCTTTGTCTTCTTTGACCAGCTTAAGCAGTTTTTCCATGCGCAGCGGTGTAGATTCGGTTACCTGCACGGCCATCCTTTTGCCAGAGTAATCGAGTCTTTTCACACGAATCCGCGCAAGAAAAATACGCAACTGTATGATCTCCAGGAGATTCTCGAGAGGTTCGGGAATGATACCGTAGCGGTCTTTCAGCTCCTCCTCCATTTCAGCGAGCTCAATCTCATCCTTGATCCGCGAAAGCCTCTTATAGGTAAGGAGCTTGCCGGTCTCATCGGGTATATACTCTTCCGGAATGAATGCGTTGATGGGAATATTGATCTCCGGCGTGAATTCCTCTACCTCGTGCACGTCCTCTTTCAGCTCCTTTACGGCGTCTTCGATCATCTTCACATAAAGCTCGAAGCCGATGAGATTGATATGTCCCGATTGCTCTCTTCCGAGAAGATTCCCTGTTCCCCGTATCTCCAGATCGTAGTTGGCAACCTTAAGCCCGGACCCAAGTTCGGTCATCTCTTCGATGATCTTGAGTCGAAGCAGGGAATCGCGCGTTAGTACCTCTTCTTTGGGGACGAGCAGATACGCATAGGCTTGTCGTTTGCCCCGGCCGACCCGGCCGCGTAGCTGGTAGAGGTCGGCTAACCCGAATCGGTGGGCATTGTTTATGAATATTGTATTCACGTTGGTGATGTCGAGGCCTGATTCGATAATGTTTGTGGAGAGAAGGATATCGTACTTTCGGTTTATGAAACCCAGCATGATTCTTTCGAGCTCGCTTCCCCGCATCTGCCCGTGCGCAACTGCTATCTTTGCATCGGGAAGAAGTTTCTCAAGGTGCCCGCAGACAACGCCGATATTGTGCACGACGTTGTGGACGAAAAATACCTGCCCACCGCGTGCCAGCTCGTTTGTGACAGCCTTTTTAATCAGCTCGTCATTAAACTTCACGA belongs to Syntrophorhabdales bacterium and includes:
- a CDS encoding APC family permease gives rise to the protein MAPDDQQLSPLHRFVHKIIGAPKDVEDRHIWHKISLIPILAWIGLGADGLSSSSYGPEEAFRALGQHAYLAIILALATAFTVFIISYAYARIIEHFPHGGGGYIVATHTISERAGVISGCALLVDYMLTITVSLASCGDALFSFLPIHYYHLKVPFVIFLIALLVMINLRGVKESVTFLAPIFITFIVTHAILIFYGVFSHTGQIGAVSREFHNDISKDLGIIGVMGVLAIFLRAFSLGGGTYTGIEAVSNGMQIMREPRVHTGKKTMVYMATSLACTAGGLLFCYLLWNVKPAEGRTMNAILADTMFGAWPGGYFLALITILSEGALLVVGAQAGFIDGPRVMANMAVDSWFPRRFAALSERLTMQNGVLLMGIAALVLLIYTHGSVSSLVVMYSINVFLTFSLSQFGMVRFYITNRSRESKWKQHIIVHLIGLFLCLTILIVTTYEKFEEGGWLTLLITSVFITLCYLIRSHYVKVRNSVKRLEEIVEDIPTTEVYNDQPLDPKQMTAVLLVSGFNGFGIHTLLSIVRSFPNFYRNYIFVQVAEIDSGSFKGVQEVEALKESVKRGLEKYVKITRKHGFPADYRMDVATDVVEAATQLCESIVREFPKSTAFTGKLVFRHERLLSRLLHNQTAFAIQRRLQWDGITAVILPIRVDM
- a CDS encoding peptidyl-prolyl cis-trans isomerase: MIRTRNILSLILSAFTLLCAFTVRGEVIDKIVAIVNDDIVTMGEVQKFVQVEKQGVFTSADEYFRDMDMKDKLDGFIENKLVQQQAKKMKLDVSDKEVESVVDSIRKQNLITEKEFRERLEKENIDYKSFVEGIRNNLLRSRVLGRAVGTTVVVSDASVKEYYDKNPDQFRSEEFHLQQIFISSRREDASTRAQAAFNELQQEQPFEAVARKYSDDPSGVRGGDIGFVKKEELIPQLLQAITLLMPGTSSHPIVTPYGYHIIKLLEVRQGEAVPFDVVKDAIKARIIAQETQKRYREYIGKIRASSYIEVKI
- a CDS encoding peptidyl-prolyl cis-trans isomerase, with product MRKFVLFFCFALLLLGCSKKEDGKVLATIDGEKITLEEFNKELDRIPANMKMLVLTQSGKQSFLDRYIVKRLLMEEAKKESIEKDKDFQDRLSDIKEQLLIESLLKKKIATNINPSEQELKDYYEKNKDKFKTGQEVDTRQILVKTEKEAKEIQAKLQKGEDFANLAKTYSIDPSAKATGGAIGFHAKGTLLPEYEAAAAKLTKVGQISSPVKTQLGYHIIQLQGIKPAAYTPFDEVKDFIKQRIVQEKQNDVLEKYVSDLKSKAKITINADLLKSDADKAAPAGKVGEAPGAAPAAKPEDAASKSEPAPKPEVPSKPEPPAKEEPGTKK
- the pdxA gene encoding 4-hydroxythreonine-4-phosphate dehydrogenase PdxA, whose protein sequence is MKRVAVTFGDPAGIGPEVILKALPDVCRKSIPVIVGDVRVIQQLKSAFFNDRHLHFKRLGEARVGEAELVDVGVIAEDVRFGSVSPLYGHAAYRYITEALKLLFLNEVSAVVTCPISKAAISLAGIPFVGHTELLAHYGGVTDYVMMMAAGTFRVSLVTIHVPLRSVPAAMTAERVFRCIALTAWSLRDYFRIELPRIKVCGLNPHAGEQGVIGNEEEMIAEAVARARSFSMNVEGPLPADTLFHKVDCDAYIAMYHDQGLIPVKTMNFERTVNITLGLPFIRTSVGHGTGFDIAGTGRADPTSFVEAYRTAESMLTARK
- a CDS encoding phosphoribosylaminoimidazolesuccinocarboxamide synthase, producing the protein MEKVITQTQFPSLSPPRRGKVRDVYDLGEQLLIVATDRISAFDVVLPTAIPDKGRVLTQLSLFWFHEMRDVIENHLVETDVDKYPEALRKYRDQLQGRSMVVKKAKTVPAECVVRGYLTGSGWKDYKESGSVCGITLTPNLVESAKLPEPIFTPSTKAEVGHDTNMSFDDLVRFAGQPLAEQLRDVSVRIFKRASEIAEKRGILIADTKFEFGIIDGKLKVIDEMLTPDSSRFWSAKEYRPGKPQESYDKQIVRDYLNTLDWNKTSPGPELPPEIVEKARARYIEILKILTGKGLE